In Pyrus communis chromosome 15, drPyrComm1.1, whole genome shotgun sequence, the genomic stretch AACAacgtttttgaaaaaaaacaaaagaaaataaaaagatcagtAAGTACCATATCACATATTTGAGAGTTCTAATTTTCTGTATCCATTTTGTGTGTGGCCTCTATCTTTGATTAGCACGTGTTAATAAACTCAACCCTCTATCATTGGTTAATACGTGATTTAACCCTCCTGAAACGGAAGCTGAATTCTGTGTCTCAATGTGTCATTCGCAATCTCATGGAGAATTAAGACTCTGTAGCTTAAGTTTAGAATTAACAATTAAGATACTGTGTTTTTTCGTAAAGCCATGAAAGATCCATTCGATTGAGTTTTCTACTGATTCCCGACATATGGGTTTAGTCTTTTCATCGACGCCTGTTGCAATGATCAAAGGGTTATCACAACGAAAGTTCTATTTCTTAATAATTCAATATGTTCTGATGAACTTGCACGTATTACAGGGAAGGTTTTATCCTATACATGAATAATTGGTAACCACTTTCTGCTGTAATGGTTGTTTCAGGCCATGGTGACCAGATATTCGTCCATGTCCACGAAAAAGCTATCAAAGGCACTAAAGCTTCTCACTTTTGATAAATGTATGGTTGCAATAAGTGACTACGACGATTTTCACAAGATGATAAAACGATACATACTCACAAATGTTCTTGGAGTGAATGCTCAGGTTTGTTGTTACGGTTCTTGTTCTCACTTAATGCGCATACTGTTTCTTTTGCCAtcttatggtagatcttgttTTAACTCCATTTTTATTATCTTGTTATAACTCCATTAATGACAATCAGAAGCGACACGGAAACCACAGAGATACCATGAGGGAAAATGTTGCTAGCCGATTGCATGCTCATGTAAAGAACTCTCCTCAAGAAGCTATAAATTTCAGAAAGATATTCGAGTCGGAACTCTTTGGAATTTCTTTGAAGCAAGTGAGTGTTGCCTTATTTTGTTAGTATTAAGTATTTTGTAACGCTTGTTCCTTGTACTTGACGTTACAATTGCGAAATTGAGAATATAGTGTAAACTAACGTACTGGATGCAGGCTATAGGTAAGAACATAGAAGACTCCATTTATGTGGAGGAGCTTGGTACTACATTATCAAGAGATGAGATCTTTAAGGTTCTAGTGCTTGACATAATGGAGGGTGCAATCGAGGTTGATTGGAGAGACTTCTTCCCGTACCTGAGTTGGGTTCCTAATAAGacctttgaaaataaaattcagAGACTTTGTAGCCGCAGGAAAGCAGTAATGAATGCCCTGATCGAGGAGCAGAAGAAGCGAATTGCTTCGGGAGAGGTGCTCTTTCTTGCTTTCAAATGCATTATCTTTTTTGGAAACTTCTTAGTAGTTGTATCTGTAACTTAACTGTAGTATGAAACAGGAATTGGATTGTTATATCGACTACTTGCTTTCTGAAGCAAAAACGCTTACACCTGAGCAAATATCCATGTTGATTTGGGAGACGATTATCGAGACAGCAGATACTACATTGGTAACAACGGAGTGGGCTATGTATGAACTTGCAAAAGATCAGAAGCGACAGGTTATTTCAGTTGCTGATTTTCACATTTTGTATGTGCaacttgtttctttttcttggtaACTAATATTGGTTACCTTTGCCTCGTAATGTAACAGGATCGTCTCTTTGAAGAAGTTCAAAATGTTTGTGGAACCAACAAGATTACCGAGGAACATTTGTCCCAGATGCCATACCTGGGTGCTGTTTTCCATGAAACTTTAAGGAAGCACAGTCCAGCTCCTATAGTTCctctaagatatgtgcatgaaGATACCGAATTAGGCGGTTACTATGTTCCTGTGGGAACAGAGGTACTTGATAAATGTTCCTAttcgtttatttttttcatttttttcacaaCATTGATACCGATCTTTTACGAAGTTGTGCTATTGTACAAGCAGATTGCCATTAACATATACGGGTGCAACATGGACAAGAACCAATGGGAAAGCCCCGAAGAATGGAAGCCAGAGAGGTTTTTGGATCCAAAATATGATCCGATGGATTTGTACAAGACCATGGCATTTGGAACCGGAAAGAGGGTGTGTGCCGGTTCACTTCAGGCAATGCTGATAGCGTGCACCACCATCGGAAGGTTGGTGCAGGAGTTTGAGTGGAAGCTGAGAGATGGAGAGGAAGAAAATGTGGACACTGTTGGGCTCACCACTCACAAACTCCATCCAATGCATGCAATCCTCAAACCAAGAAATTAGTAAAGCTTAGAAAATTAGGCCTGAAACTAATTTGAGATGATTTTAGGATTTTATCTACTTGAAGAAACATGTAATATCATAGTTGAATAAGTTTTGaacctcttttttattttttttattttttttattttttttatttttttttgaatgacATCAAACATCGTTGAATCTTATTACTTTACTTTTACTATGGTACTGCGAAATTTGTTTTCAGTAGAGCGTATGATGTTGATAATCGATGCCTAATAAGACTTTGTAGAGACTAGCATCTGGCCATACTTTCCTTATTTCTTTTGTGGGTTCCGCACCGGCACAACAAGAGTAGAGTTAGGTTACACAAACCTGGTATCCCTTTTTGTTGTTGGGTTTTTGGCTAAATTGAtctaaaatcaaatataaattgcTAAAATGATCGAACAAATATCAACTACATATTAATCATATATCAACGACATTTTGATCAATCATTTCAGTCATATAAGCCCTTTGTTGTTTCTCTTTTGGCTAAGAAGTATATAGGTTTGGCAAtactatttttatatattttgttttttatgttaTAGAAATAAAATGCAACCTACAAACTTGACATCATTTGGATCCTAGGTTTTTCTGTCATACATATTTAGCCCAACCGCTAAACGAAAATTGAAGAAccaaatacatttatttttacaaGAATGGCTTAAATTTTGCTACTTGCTAATGGCAATTAGAGAGTTCTAAATACTAGTATTGATTAGGAGAATACCAATTAAACAATTGGGTTGAGTATTAAAGACAATCAAGTATCACCCAAAGAAGtttataatttaattggttaagattattttttggtttttgtggtAGATCTCTTCATTTTCGACGTCGCTTGTGTCAGATATacataaaaaaaccaaatgaaagaacAAAAACTTCAATGTTGATGCATACACACATATGTCACACCAATTAATTTGTGATAACAACATTATTTAAGCCTCAGGTAGGCCATACCGTAATCACGATTGCAATGAACTAGTGAAATTTCAGCTAAGATAAGCAGGGAAATTGGAAATTTCCTCAACAACAAAACACAAGAGGAATAAATTAGTGTAAAATAAATCCTAAGTGGCATAGCCAGATAGTTTTTGTCTCGAGAAGAGATTCTCTCATAATTTTTTCAATCAAAGTTATCGGGTTAAGTGATTTGGgtcttttaaattttatccaacagtaaaaaattattacaatttttAGAGGATCAAAACAAATAGCCCGTTAGATGAAATTTGAAAGGTCTAGATCACTTGATCCAGtaatcttaataaaaaaaatccggAAAAGATCTCTTCTCTTTTGTCTCATCGTCTTGTACAATAAGCATTTATGGTAATTATTCCCTTTGTCAccttaattaatgggagtgccTGTGTGTTGTTGCCATAAAGATTTTTTATTGACACACAATAGTATTAgtgaattaagaaaaaaatgattgGTCAAGATTCAACCTGCACCaaagtaaataatattattttccaCCACTGTTGTTTCAATTACCATGCAGAATTAGACCATTTCCAAAAAAGATGTCAAATATACCACATAGACATATATTGATAACTATTGACGTACCATTTACTCTAACCGAGATGTCAAAGATGACATGGAAAAGAAGGCTAAATTGATATGAACAAATAAATGTCAAATTTGAAGTTGCCTTCAAATATGGTTTTTGTTATTTCCAAAGCCATTCCACTTGCTTTACCTTAAATATTAGcatatttaagtattattttataatttttaaaccaataacaacccaacttttattatttttgttttaaaaaaaaacataaatgaagcaATAAATTTTGACATACTAAGTAGAAGgaaaatattaacaatatgttAAATTGCTAAGTCAgccatcaaatttaaatttgatattttaaatttgacatatcatttgcaaaTGTTCTTAGAAGTTCCGGCAGTGGCCTAATGGTCGGTTCTATGTGAACCCAAAAGGGACAACTAAAATGCTCAATTAGTCAAAACCGTCCATCCTCTATCTGTGGCTAATTTCATCTTAATTTCTTCTACCTCATCAATGTGATAGATGGGTTAGATGCTACAAAATAAAGTTCGAGAATAAATTAGTTCATACCATGAATCAGATGAATAAACAACTGACTGTGCAACTAATAAACCAGCAATCACTTTcagtacataaaaaaaaaaagagaaaatttaaTTAGTATTCTGTTCGAAGGTAAATGCATGTTTAAAACATGCAAGTAATTAGATATT encodes the following:
- the LOC137718649 gene encoding ent-kaurene oxidase, chloroplastic-like, which gives rise to MEPMTQILQGFQAMPFAVPAAIAAPSLLFLLSAKDLVHTKKNDFPELPSVPAVPGLPVVGNLLQLKEKKPYKTFTKWAEEYGPIYSIRTGASTMVVLNSTDIAKEAMVTRYSSMSTKKLSKALKLLTFDKCMVAISDYDDFHKMIKRYILTNVLGVNAQKRHGNHRDTMRENVASRLHAHVKNSPQEAINFRKIFESELFGISLKQAIGKNIEDSIYVEELGTTLSRDEIFKVLVLDIMEGAIEVDWRDFFPYLSWVPNKTFENKIQRLCSRRKAVMNALIEEQKKRIASGEELDCYIDYLLSEAKTLTPEQISMLIWETIIETADTTLVTTEWAMYELAKDQKRQDRLFEEVQNVCGTNKITEEHLSQMPYLGAVFHETLRKHSPAPIVPLRYVHEDTELGGYYVPVGTEIAINIYGCNMDKNQWESPEEWKPERFLDPKYDPMDLYKTMAFGTGKRVCAGSLQAMLIACTTIGRLVQEFEWKLRDGEEENVDTVGLTTHKLHPMHAILKPRN